One Nicotiana tomentosiformis chromosome 4, ASM39032v3, whole genome shotgun sequence genomic window carries:
- the LOC138910515 gene encoding uncharacterized protein, with protein sequence MFPFVIWTIWVNGNNNLFNNTTIKTFVRYTHKQAVEYKLLTDKEALPPQNIPISVKWLKLTRNHIKLNIDGSFKEGTSLCGIGGLFRDNRGPWVLGFQGSLPCLSPLHAELMALKTGLRLAMEQGFTNLEVESDSTDVISCLENDNSFLKNIIHEYRLLMMQVKVQTIQHNFREANKSAHKLAKNAVRVNNSRDLGIMHHPPLFVTAALFSDYVGSIYLVKNISKDVCTRLASFGNKNALRDISSSCNSQVGNVPLDTANLVNSIS encoded by the coding sequence ATGTTTCCATTTGTTATATGGACTATTTGGGTCAATGGAAACAATAACTTGTTTAATAACACTACGATCAAAACCTTCGTTCGGTATACTCACAAACAAGCTGTGGAATATAAATTACTTACAGACAAGGAAGCTCTGCCACCACAAAACATTCCCATCTCAGTAAAATGGTTAAAACTCACTCGCAACCATATTAAGCTTAATATTGATGGATCCTTTAAAGAGGGCACATCCCTTTGTGGCATTGGTGGCCTATTCAGGGACAATAGGGGCCCGTGGGTGCTTGGATTCCAAGGGTCTCTACCATGCCTATCCCCCTTGCATGCTGAGTTGATGGCACTAAAAACGGGCCTACGCTTGGCAATGGAACAAGGTTTCACCAACTTAGAAGTGGAGTCAGACTCAACGGATGTCATTAGCTGCTTAGAGAATGATAACTCATTCCTTAAGAACATTATTCATGAATACAGGTTATTGATGATGCAGGTGAAAGTTCAAACAATCCAGCACAACTTTAGAGAGGCCAACAAGTCAGCACACAAGCTGGCTAAGAATGCTGTTCGTGTAAACAATAGCAGGGATCTTGGTATTATGCACCATCCGCCACTTTTTGTAACCGCTGCTTTATTCTCAGACTATGTTGGCTCTATCTATCTTGTTAAAAACATTAGCAAAGATGTTTGCACTAGGCTTGCATCCTTTGGAAATAAAAATGCCCTACGTGACATTAGTAGCTCGTGTAATAGCCAAGTAGGTAATGTCCCTTTAGACACTGCTAACCTTGTAAACTCTATTTCGTAA
- the LOC138910516 gene encoding uncharacterized protein: MGQISQALNTRPKGALPSDTIVNPKGGKNTFHAMAVTTRSGRGGDASTSNPRKIVNDDLVVQEDDEIQANDEKVNYEVRIDIDDNVEETQNDVKPSREHVIDIPKTVVPKAKAPLPRPPPPYPQRLAKKNNENQFKKFIDMMKSLSINVPLVEALEQMSGYAKFMKDLLEDPGAFTIPCTIDNADFAKALCDLGASINLMPYSVFKTLGIGKPRLTSMRLQMVDRTMKRSLGIIDDVLVRVDKFILPADFVILDCEVNYEVPIILGRPFLAIRKTLVDVEAGELTFWVGDENIVFHVCKSMRQLNSNEVCSFVDLMTEAIVDDTSAMINVEDPMEAVLLNHEDDEKADFDRMWKYFARNGILHIWTP; the protein is encoded by the exons atgggtcaaatttctcaagcattgaatactcgccctaagggggcactaccaagtgatacgatagtaaacccgaagggtgggaaaaATACATtccatgctatggcggtgaccacaagaagcggtagaggtggagatgcaagtacCTCCAATCCAAGAAAGATTGTGAATGATGATTTGGTTgtgcaagaagatgatgagatccaagCCAATGATGAGAAAGTGAATTATGAAGTGAGGATAGACATTGATGACAACGTGGAAGAGACACAAAATGATGTGAaaccgtctagggaacacgtgatagacataccgaAAACGGTAGTACCCAAAGCCAAGgcccctttgccaaggcctcctccaccgtatcctcaaaggcttgcaaagaaaaataatgaaaaccaattcaagaaattcattgatatgatgaagagtttgTCCATCAATGTGCCTTTGGTTGAAGCTCTAGAACAAatgtcgggatatgccaagttcatgaaggacttg ctagaagatcccggtgcctttacaattccatgcactattgATAATGCCGATTTCGccaaagccttgtgtgatttgggagcgagcattaatttgatgccatattctgtgttcaagacattgggtattgggaaaccaagacttacttccatgaggttgcaaatggtggACCGGACAATGAAGAGGTCGCTGGggattattgatgatgttctagttcgggtcgacaagttcattcttcccgcagattttgtgattctcgatTGCGAAGTTAACTATGAGGTGCCAatcatattggggagacctttcctagcaaTAAGGAAGAcattggttgatgtggaagctggggagctcaccttctgggtgggcgatgaaaatattgtgttccacgtgtgcaagtcAATGAGGCAGCTTAATAGTAACGAAGtatgctcttttgtggatcttaTGACAGAGGCGATTGTTGATGACACGAGTGCTATGATTAATGTGGAAGACCCTATGGAagctgtgttgttgaatcatgaggATGATGAGAAGGCAGACTTTGATAGAATGTGGAAAtactttgcaaggaatgggatcctacacaTATGGACCCCATAA